In Gemmatimonadetes bacterium T265, one DNA window encodes the following:
- a CDS encoding alkaline phosphatase — MFFSIRSLAAAAVLVTHAASRAAAQPATSPGAPQPRPTLVVFLTVDQMRADYLTTRFGAGLTGGLKRLRDGGALFTNAHQDHAITETAPGHASTLSGRFPAHTGIVRNAVGVQDPRSPLLAGGTTGPASPFRFRGSALVDWMRAADPRSRALSVSRKDRGAIFPMGRARQSVFWYGGNGRFVTSRYYADTLPDWVKRFDGDTTGSPAPIGAVAARYAGRRWTPIAPAIETEPDSVPVENGGQDYVFPHVLSADPDTAARTLAEFPFMDEATLGFALAGVRAMHLGAGPAPDVLAISLSTTDAIGHRYGMDSRELHDQILRLDRSLGAFLDTLFTLRDSARVLVALTADHGMQPYPALHFPPNAPRHGYAEVGSALTGARAALAARGVTGGGFEFESGMLTVDSAAFARAGVSADSTVAAMAAELRRVPGVASVLLRRDLAPRAAAGDVYARRWLHMTPDDSPAAAFVSLAPFYYWGGTNSATHGSPNDDDTHVPVLFWGAPFRPGQYPAFARVVDMAPTLAAVLGVRPTEALDGVVLQAALR; from the coding sequence ATGTTCTTCTCGATCCGTTCGCTTGCCGCCGCTGCCGTCCTCGTCACCCATGCCGCGTCCCGCGCCGCCGCGCAGCCCGCGACGTCGCCGGGCGCGCCGCAGCCCCGCCCAACGCTCGTCGTCTTTCTCACCGTCGACCAGATGCGCGCCGACTACCTGACGACGCGGTTCGGCGCCGGGCTCACCGGCGGACTCAAGCGCCTGCGCGACGGCGGGGCGCTGTTCACCAACGCGCACCAGGACCACGCGATCACCGAGACCGCGCCCGGGCACGCCTCGACGCTGAGCGGCCGCTTCCCCGCACACACGGGCATCGTCCGCAACGCGGTCGGCGTGCAGGACCCGCGGTCGCCGCTCCTCGCCGGCGGCACCACCGGGCCGGCCTCGCCGTTCCGCTTCCGCGGTTCCGCACTCGTCGACTGGATGCGCGCCGCCGACCCGCGCTCGCGCGCGCTCTCGGTGTCGCGCAAGGACCGCGGCGCGATCTTCCCCATGGGGCGCGCGCGGCAGAGCGTCTTCTGGTACGGCGGCAACGGCCGATTCGTGACGAGCCGCTACTACGCCGACACCCTCCCCGATTGGGTGAAGCGCTTCGACGGCGACACCACGGGGAGCCCGGCGCCCATCGGCGCCGTCGCCGCCCGCTACGCCGGCCGCCGGTGGACGCCGATCGCGCCGGCGATCGAGACCGAGCCGGACTCCGTTCCCGTGGAGAACGGCGGCCAGGACTACGTCTTCCCGCACGTGCTGTCGGCCGACCCGGACACCGCGGCGCGCACGCTCGCCGAGTTCCCCTTCATGGACGAGGCGACGCTCGGCTTCGCCCTCGCCGGCGTCCGCGCCATGCACCTCGGCGCCGGCCCCGCGCCCGACGTGCTCGCCATCTCGCTCTCGACGACCGACGCGATCGGGCACCGCTACGGCATGGACTCGCGCGAGCTGCACGACCAGATCCTGCGTCTCGACCGCTCGCTCGGCGCGTTCCTCGACACGCTCTTCACCCTGCGCGATTCGGCGCGCGTGCTGGTCGCGCTCACCGCCGACCACGGAATGCAACCCTACCCCGCGCTGCACTTCCCGCCCAACGCGCCGCGCCACGGCTACGCCGAGGTCGGCTCCGCGCTGACGGGCGCGCGCGCGGCGCTCGCGGCGCGCGGGGTCACAGGCGGCGGGTTCGAGTTTGAGAGCGGGATGCTCACGGTGGACAGCGCGGCGTTCGCGCGGGCCGGGGTGAGCGCCGACAGTACCGTGGCGGCGATGGCCGCCGAGCTCCGGCGCGTTCCGGGCGTGGCGAGCGTGCTCCTGCGTCGTGACCTCGCCCCGCGCGCCGCCGCGGGCGACGTGTACGCGCGCCGCTGGCTGCACATGACGCCCGACGACTCGCCCGCGGCGGCGTTCGTCTCGCTGGCGCCGTTCTACTACTGGGGTGGGACGAACAGCGCGACGCACGGGTCGCCCAACGACGACGACACGCACGTGCCGGTGCTCTTTTGGGGCGCGCCGTTCCGGCCGGGGCAGTACCCGGCGTTCGCGCGCGTCGTGGACATGGCGCCGACGCTCGCCGCCGTGCTCGGCGTGCGGCCGACGGAGGCGTTGGACGGGGTCGTGCTGCAGGCGGCGTTGCGGTGA